One Campylobacter sp. RM16192 genomic region harbors:
- a CDS encoding MFS transporter, with amino-acid sequence MLKSVLPLSFIIGSRFFGIFIILPVISVYALELNYSNEFLVGVLIGVYALTQVIFQIPFGYISDRFGRKITLLFGLLIFIVGALICANATDIYTMILGRFIQGAGAIGGVATAMISDSTKEEVRGKAMAIMGAFIGISFALSMLVAPVMSAKFGLSSLFYLSAALSLFCIILLYTAVPKESKTWHEEEKTPFFKLLSNKNLFLMNTTNFMQKMLMSVAFFIIPIALVHNFGGSKDELWKIYAVSTVFGFIAMGLGGAMGEKRGLGKHLLILGIVLFIASYLFFALANSEIVFCIGVVLFFVGFNMHEPIMQSIASKFAKANEKGAALGVFNSSGFMGSFIGGVGAGVLLKYFDLDVLCAVFIALCIIWLVLLRWLDNPVIFKNLYFGLDQGLDFELLKDEKGLIEYYKTSANFVVKYNSTLITEERIREILKA; translated from the coding sequence ATCGGTGTTTACGCGCTTACTCAGGTTATATTTCAGATACCTTTTGGATATATTTCAGATAGGTTTGGTCGCAAGATCACTCTGCTTTTTGGGCTTTTGATATTTATCGTTGGAGCTTTGATTTGCGCTAATGCGACTGATATTTACACTATGATTTTGGGTCGTTTTATTCAAGGAGCCGGCGCTATAGGCGGAGTTGCCACTGCTATGATAAGCGATAGCACAAAAGAGGAAGTGCGAGGCAAGGCAATGGCTATAATGGGCGCATTTATCGGCATAAGTTTTGCGCTATCTATGCTCGTAGCTCCGGTAATGAGTGCGAAATTCGGGCTTTCTAGCCTATTTTATCTAAGTGCCGCTTTGAGTCTTTTTTGTATTATCCTTTTATACACTGCCGTTCCAAAAGAGAGCAAAACCTGGCATGAAGAGGAGAAGACTCCGTTTTTTAAACTACTTTCAAACAAAAATTTATTTCTTATGAATACTACAAATTTTATGCAAAAGATGCTGATGTCTGTAGCTTTTTTCATCATTCCTATCGCTTTGGTTCATAATTTTGGCGGAAGCAAAGATGAGCTTTGGAAGATTTATGCCGTTTCGACGGTTTTTGGATTTATCGCAATGGGTTTAGGTGGCGCAATGGGCGAAAAAAGAGGTCTTGGTAAGCACCTTTTGATACTTGGCATAGTGCTATTTATAGCCTCTTACCTCTTTTTTGCTTTGGCAAATAGCGAGATAGTGTTTTGTATAGGTGTTGTGCTGTTTTTCGTAGGCTTTAACATGCATGAGCCTATAATGCAGTCAATTGCTTCAAAATTTGCAAAGGCTAACGAAAAGGGCGCTGCTCTTGGCGTATTTAACTCATCTGGTTTTATGGGTAGCTTCATAGGCGGAGTCGGGGCTGGAGTATTGCTAAAATATTTTGATTTAGATGTTCTTTGTGCTGTTTTCATAGCACTTTGTATTATTTGGCTCGTGCTTTTAAGATGGCTTGATAATCCTGTGATATTTAAAAATTTGTATTTTGGATTAGATCAAGGTCTAGACTTTGAACTACTTAAAGATGAAAAAGGTTTGATAGAGTATTACAAGACTTCGGCAAATTTTGTCGTCAAATACAATTCAACTCTAATTACCGAAGAGAGAATCAGAGAGATTTTAAAAGCTTAA
- the hutX gene encoding heme utilization cystosolic carrier protein HutX, translating into MCDLKQKIDKLFEDQKMSVYEAAKQLGVSEFEVLKHRGKDEFKLIGSEHLEKIFEELSSWGEMNFIKNTPEFIIEIKVKVSSPKKAQGYLNFCGKSGFLGGHLKEDAIANIGFASTKFMGMLGHSLHFYGKDNNIIFKLYINRDEKHNLDSEQEKKFFALKDSF; encoded by the coding sequence ATGTGTGATTTAAAACAAAAAATTGACAAGCTTTTTGAAGATCAAAAGATGTCTGTTTATGAGGCTGCAAAGCAACTTGGAGTTAGCGAGTTCGAGGTTTTAAAACATAGAGGCAAGGACGAGTTTAAGCTTATTGGCTCTGAGCATTTGGAAAAAATTTTTGAAGAGCTTAGTAGCTGGGGAGAGATGAATTTTATAAAAAATACTCCTGAATTTATAATAGAGATTAAAGTTAAAGTTTCAAGCCCTAAAAAAGCTCAAGGATATTTAAATTTCTGCGGTAAAAGTGGCTTTTTAGGCGGACATTTAAAAGAAGATGCGATAGCCAATATAGGCTTTGCAAGTACTAAATTTATGGGTATGCTTGGACATAGTTTGCATTTTTACGGCAAAGACAATAATATAATCTTTAAGCTTTATATAAATCGCGACGAGAAGCATAACCTAGACTCAGAGCAAGAGAAGAAATTTTTCGCGCTAAAAGATAGTTTCTAA
- a CDS encoding NAD(P)/FAD-dependent oxidoreductase produces the protein MTAANQIYDILIIGAGAAGLFLAANLHGKSVAILEKNPSAGKKIIASGGGKCNVTNRYISAQNYLGDEEFVTKTLLNLDFSEVLEFFSELKFKEIKQNQFFCASSAKDVLGVLLRASQQSGAKIFYNCDVKSVSKISDPTKSDANAHNGLSNSQNEIFEILTHNGQKFSCKHLVIASGGLSYKALGASDIGYEIAMSFGMQVARTAPALVGFTVQKDEFWFKNLSGVSLNAEISLSAKNIAERKFSGDVLFTHKGISGPAVLNASLFWQKGTMSINFLPNFSFKNLNSKKQLSTILPLPKRFTLEFLKSINLADNSFNEYSQAEKTEILKLQEYKFAPAGTFGFERAEVTKGGVLTNELNQNFESKKQRNLYFIGEVLDVTGMLGGYNIHFAFASAKVVSDCLELRLERWLNYN, from the coding sequence ATGACTGCTGCAAATCAAATTTACGATATCTTAATCATCGGTGCAGGAGCTGCCGGGCTCTTTTTGGCAGCAAATTTGCACGGCAAAAGTGTAGCTATCCTTGAAAAAAATCCCTCCGCCGGCAAAAAAATCATCGCAAGCGGTGGCGGCAAGTGCAATGTCACGAACCGCTATATAAGCGCGCAAAACTATCTTGGCGATGAAGAATTTGTCACAAAGACTCTTTTAAATTTAGACTTTAGCGAAGTGCTTGAGTTTTTTAGCGAGCTTAAATTTAAAGAGATAAAACAAAATCAATTTTTTTGTGCTAGCTCGGCCAAAGACGTTCTTGGCGTGCTTTTAAGAGCGTCGCAGCAAAGCGGAGCAAAGATATTTTACAACTGTGATGTAAAAAGTGTTTCTAAAATTTCAGATCCTACTAAAAGCGATGCTAACGCCCATAATGGTTTATCAAATTCACAAAATGAAATCTTTGAAATCTTAACTCATAACGGGCAAAAATTCAGCTGCAAACATCTTGTCATCGCAAGTGGCGGACTTAGCTACAAGGCTCTTGGTGCAAGTGATATAGGCTACGAGATAGCTATGAGCTTTGGCATGCAAGTAGCTAGAACAGCTCCCGCTTTAGTCGGTTTTACGGTTCAAAAAGATGAGTTTTGGTTTAAAAATTTAAGCGGCGTTAGCCTAAATGCCGAAATTTCTTTAAGCGCAAAAAATATAGCCGAGCGAAAATTTAGCGGAGATGTTTTGTTTACACATAAAGGCATTAGCGGACCAGCGGTCTTAAACGCTTCATTATTTTGGCAAAAGGGCACGATGAGTATAAATTTTTTGCCAAATTTTAGCTTTAAAAATTTAAACTCAAAAAAGCAGCTTTCTACGATTTTACCGCTTCCAAAGCGATTTACTCTTGAGTTTTTGAAGTCAATAAATTTAGCCGATAATAGCTTTAATGAATATAGCCAAGCCGAAAAAACCGAAATTTTAAAGCTGCAAGAGTACAAATTCGCACCTGCTGGCACATTTGGCTTTGAGCGAGCAGAGGTTACAAAAGGCGGTGTGCTAACAAACGAGCTAAATCAAAATTTTGAGAGCAAAAAACAAAGAAATTTATACTTTATAGGCGAAGTTTTAGACGTTACTGGCATGCTTGGCGGCTATAACATACACTTTGCCTTTGCAAGCGCAAAAGTAGTGTCTGATTGTTTGGAATTAAGGCTTGAAAGATGGTTAAATTATAATTAA
- a CDS encoding molybdopterin molybdotransferase MoeA: MKEWAKYDDTLKILRSTIIPWDKVQKVAITEALDRHIATDVVAADNYPPKPTSAMDGYAFKWSENLRELELITDLPAGTDKGIIVESSKCIKTFTGSLMSEGTDTLVPVENVEVAGSKIIIKKHVNKGFAVREVGESYKKGEILIKKGTKIGYAEVALMAELGMFHISVFVRPRVAILATGSEIRDLGEPLLNSAQIHSSNHIAIAQMVRKIGAEPIICEIAKDNADTVKEAIISALKSADILVTTGGISMGDYDFVKGALDQNFKIIIDGAAIKPGRHIKVVKSEDKYIFALPGFPYSAMVMCVLYVRVLINAWFDLPEPKITAIMDEDYKKRSPFLEFTAVNLVNRDGKIYVNLDGKKLGSSAIVNNLLKDAALLIIPKETEFIAKGEVVEVLKMV, translated from the coding sequence ATGAAAGAATGGGCTAAATATGATGACACTTTAAAAATTTTGCGCTCGACGATCATACCTTGGGATAAAGTTCAAAAAGTAGCCATCACCGAAGCACTTGATCGCCATATCGCTACCGATGTCGTTGCGGCAGATAACTACCCACCAAAGCCTACTTCTGCTATGGACGGATACGCGTTTAAATGGAGTGAAAATTTAAGAGAACTAGAGCTCATCACCGACCTTCCGGCAGGCACCGATAAGGGTATTATCGTAGAGAGCTCAAAGTGTATCAAAACCTTTACAGGTTCGCTTATGAGTGAGGGCACAGACACGCTTGTGCCTGTTGAAAACGTCGAAGTTGCAGGCTCTAAAATCATAATAAAAAAGCATGTAAATAAAGGCTTTGCGGTTAGAGAGGTCGGCGAGAGCTACAAAAAAGGCGAAATTCTAATCAAAAAAGGCACCAAAATAGGCTACGCAGAAGTTGCGCTTATGGCTGAGCTTGGGATGTTTCACATAAGCGTATTTGTGCGCCCGCGAGTTGCGATACTAGCAACCGGAAGCGAGATAAGAGATCTTGGCGAGCCACTTTTAAACTCTGCTCAAATTCACAGCTCAAACCACATCGCAATCGCCCAAATGGTGCGCAAAATAGGAGCCGAGCCGATCATCTGCGAGATCGCAAAAGATAACGCCGACACCGTAAAAGAGGCTATCATCAGTGCTTTAAAGAGTGCCGATATCCTAGTAACTACGGGTGGAATTAGCATGGGGGATTACGACTTCGTAAAGGGCGCGCTCGATCAAAACTTTAAGATAATAATAGACGGAGCGGCGATAAAACCAGGCAGACATATAAAAGTCGTAAAAAGCGAGGATAAATACATCTTTGCACTTCCTGGATTTCCGTATTCGGCGATGGTTATGTGCGTGCTTTACGTGCGAGTTTTGATAAACGCTTGGTTTGATCTGCCCGAGCCAAAGATAACAGCGATAATGGATGAAGACTATAAAAAACGCTCGCCGTTTTTGGAATTTACGGCTGTAAATTTAGTAAATCGCGACGGCAAAATTTACGTAAATTTAGACGGCAAAAAGCTTGGAAGCTCGGCTATCGTAAATAACCTCTTAAAAGACGCGGCTCTTTTAATCATCCCAAAAGAGACCGAATTCATCGCAAAAGGTGAAGTAGTCGAAGTTCTAAAGATGGTTTAG
- the yedE gene encoding YedE family putative selenium transporter, producing MNFSNYKWFIAAGGALGLLGAILVYFGNPGNMGVCAACFLRDTTGALGFHRAAVVQYVRPEIIGLIIGGFIASMFWTKEFAATTGSSPFTRFFLGAFAMIGCLVFLGCPWRAFLRLGGGDMTAIAGFVGLAAGVGIGIFFKKRGYALTEGDRLPAAMGFLPTIIGVIMLLALVLGLKLGDNAPLFESAKGPGSQHAPIIASLVLSIIIGALMHKSKFCSVGAFSRLFHKDFSMFSGIISIIVFATIANMALGQYKFGFEAQPIAHNNYIWNFLGMVLAGLCFSLSEGCPGKHLVQMGAGNLSSVIFVIGMMAGAAVAHNFLLASSPNGITAAAPWAVAIGFIFAVYVGFFHKKVA from the coding sequence ATGAATTTTTCAAATTATAAGTGGTTTATCGCTGCCGGCGGTGCTTTGGGCCTACTTGGCGCGATTTTAGTATATTTTGGCAATCCTGGAAATATGGGTGTATGCGCCGCTTGCTTTTTGCGCGATACAACTGGTGCGCTCGGGTTTCACAGAGCTGCTGTCGTGCAATATGTAAGACCTGAGATCATAGGTCTAATAATAGGTGGATTTATTGCCAGTATGTTTTGGACTAAGGAATTTGCCGCAACTACAGGCTCGTCACCATTTACTCGCTTTTTCTTAGGTGCTTTTGCGATGATAGGATGTCTTGTTTTTTTAGGATGTCCTTGGAGAGCTTTTTTGCGTTTAGGCGGTGGTGATATGACCGCAATAGCTGGATTTGTAGGGCTTGCTGCCGGAGTTGGTATAGGAATATTCTTTAAAAAACGCGGATATGCACTTACGGAAGGCGACAGACTTCCTGCGGCTATGGGATTTTTGCCTACTATTATAGGAGTGATTATGCTTTTGGCTTTAGTGCTTGGGCTAAAGCTAGGCGATAATGCGCCTTTATTTGAGTCGGCTAAAGGTCCTGGATCTCAGCATGCTCCTATAATTGCCTCACTTGTTTTAAGTATTATAATTGGTGCTTTGATGCATAAGAGTAAATTTTGTAGTGTTGGAGCATTTAGTAGGTTATTTCACAAAGACTTTTCGATGTTTAGTGGAATTATCAGCATAATAGTATTTGCAACTATCGCAAATATGGCTCTTGGGCAGTATAAATTTGGCTTCGAGGCTCAGCCTATAGCGCATAATAACTATATATGGAATTTTTTAGGTATGGTTCTTGCCGGGCTTTGCTTTAGTTTAAGCGAAGGATGTCCTGGTAAGCACTTAGTTCAAATGGGTGCAGGAAATTTAAGCTCTGTGATTTTTGTTATAGGCATGATGGCTGGTGCGGCAGTGGCGCATAACTTTTTATTAGCGAGCTCTCCAAATGGAATAACTGCGGCAGCACCTTGGGCGGTAGCGATAGGATTTATATTCGCTGTATATGTTGGATTTTTCCATAAGAAAGTTGCCTGA
- a CDS encoding molybdopterin synthase catalytic subunit has product MEIYEGSLEVEKITNAWYNEFKDKNCGAFITFVGIVREEGGISALSFDIYEPILAKWLKGWEEKAAKENAHVLFAHSKGDVAVHTSSYVAGVVSPQRKVALKLINEFVEDFKANAPIWKYDVIDGERIYAKERSQAIKGAGLLA; this is encoded by the coding sequence ATGGAAATTTACGAAGGAAGCTTGGAAGTAGAAAAGATCACAAACGCTTGGTATAACGAGTTTAAAGATAAAAATTGCGGTGCGTTTATCACATTTGTGGGCATCGTGCGCGAAGAAGGCGGCATAAGTGCGCTTAGCTTTGATATATATGAGCCGATTTTAGCAAAATGGCTAAAAGGCTGGGAAGAAAAAGCGGCAAAAGAAAATGCTCACGTCCTCTTTGCTCACTCAAAAGGCGATGTGGCTGTGCATACAAGCTCGTATGTCGCAGGCGTGGTAAGCCCTCAAAGAAAGGTTGCACTAAAGCTAATCAACGAATTTGTCGAGGACTTTAAAGCAAACGCCCCTATCTGGAAATACGATGTGATAGACGGCGAAAGAATTTATGCCAAAGAGCGAAGCCAAGCGATAAAAGGCGCAGGGCTTTTAGCATAA
- a CDS encoding MoaD/ThiS family protein: MVEIEFLGPIKLDNIKLEASNLSEVKEKLNKYTNFELNKWLKICAVALNDEIVSSLEAPLKDGDRISILPPVCGG; encoded by the coding sequence ATGGTAGAAATTGAGTTTTTAGGACCTATAAAGCTTGATAATATAAAGCTTGAAGCCTCAAATTTATCTGAAGTTAAAGAAAAGCTAAATAAATATACAAATTTTGAATTAAACAAGTGGCTTAAAATTTGTGCTGTAGCTTTAAATGACGAGATAGTTAGCTCTCTTGAGGCACCACTTAAAGACGGCGATAGAATTTCTATTTTGCCACCTGTTTGCGGAGGTTAA
- the nspC gene encoding carboxynorspermidine decarboxylase, translated as MKEIINSIKTPAYVCEEALLRKNLEILKRVKDESGAKILVALKGFALSGVMDIVSEYLDGATCSGLHEAKFAKDYIKGEIHTYSPAFKDEDIDEILDISKHVVFNSFNQWQKFKDKALGKGAICGLRVNPESSVAPTDMYNPCGKFSRLGITAKNFRADLLDGITGLHFHALCEESAESLETVLMAFEEKFGEFIPKMKWINFGGGHHITRKDYNVDLLIKLVKNFRQKYGVEVYLEPGEAVGWQCGFLISSVLDIVENEKNIAILDTSAEAHMPDTILMPYRPAVRGESKNGKFSYRFGGNTCLAGDIVGIDAGNAEYKFDSELKIGDTVIFEDQIHYTIVKNTTFNGIKLPDLLLLKENGEIKTIRKFGYEQYKDRN; from the coding sequence ATGAAAGAAATAATAAATAGTATAAAAACACCTGCTTATGTCTGCGAAGAGGCGCTTTTACGCAAAAATTTAGAAATTTTAAAACGTGTTAAAGATGAAAGCGGCGCGAAGATTCTAGTAGCGCTTAAAGGCTTTGCGCTAAGCGGCGTGATGGATATCGTAAGCGAATATCTTGACGGAGCTACTTGCAGCGGCTTGCATGAGGCAAAATTTGCAAAAGATTACATAAAAGGCGAAATTCATACCTATTCGCCGGCGTTTAAAGACGAGGATATCGATGAAATTTTAGATATCTCAAAGCATGTTGTTTTTAATAGCTTTAATCAATGGCAAAAATTTAAGGATAAAGCTCTTGGAAAAGGCGCTATATGCGGACTTAGAGTAAATCCTGAAAGTTCGGTTGCGCCGACTGATATGTATAATCCGTGCGGCAAATTTAGCCGTCTTGGAATAACCGCTAAAAATTTTAGAGCTGATCTGCTTGATGGTATCACGGGGCTTCATTTTCACGCGCTTTGCGAAGAGAGTGCCGAGAGCCTAGAGACCGTACTTATGGCGTTTGAAGAGAAATTTGGCGAGTTTATACCTAAGATGAAGTGGATAAATTTCGGCGGCGGACACCATATCACTAGAAAAGACTATAACGTCGATCTACTTATAAAACTAGTTAAAAATTTCCGTCAAAAATATGGAGTTGAAGTATATCTGGAGCCCGGAGAGGCAGTTGGCTGGCAGTGCGGATTTTTGATATCAAGCGTGCTAGATATCGTTGAAAACGAGAAAAATATCGCCATCTTAGACACATCAGCTGAAGCGCATATGCCTGATACCATACTAATGCCTTATCGTCCGGCTGTGCGCGGCGAGAGTAAAAACGGCAAATTTAGCTATCGCTTTGGCGGCAATACCTGTCTTGCAGGCGATATCGTGGGGATTGACGCCGGCAATGCCGAATATAAATTTGATAGCGAGCTAAAGATCGGCGATACAGTGATATTTGAAGATCAGATCCACTACACTATCGTAAAAAACACGACTTTTAACGGAATCAAACTGCCTGATCTGCTACTTCTTAAAGAAAACGGCGAAATAAAAACAATTAGAAAATTTGGATACGAGCAATATAAGGATAGGAATTAA